One part of the Arachidicoccus terrestris genome encodes these proteins:
- a CDS encoding RNA polymerase sigma factor, producing MDQQINLGQTQLLQEIARGDEQAFKQLVDTYSDRLGLFIAAITKDHQLAQEVVQDVFLKIWQNRESLIAVNNFQNWLFVISKHRAINALRRAISLHYTPDEQIIVETDNQDLLLEKERRFCLLDEAVANLPEQQRKVYLLSRRGGKTYKQIAAELELSPGTVKKYLQLAVAQIIKQVEKGATLTFFIFFLK from the coding sequence GTGGATCAACAAATAAATCTCGGACAAACGCAACTTTTACAGGAAATAGCCCGGGGCGATGAGCAAGCATTTAAGCAGCTGGTGGATACATACAGCGACCGGCTGGGTCTATTTATTGCCGCTATCACAAAAGACCATCAGTTGGCTCAGGAGGTTGTGCAAGACGTCTTTTTAAAAATCTGGCAGAACCGTGAATCATTAATTGCGGTAAATAACTTTCAAAACTGGCTCTTTGTGATATCGAAACACCGGGCCATAAACGCGCTAAGAAGAGCCATTTCCCTTCATTACACCCCGGACGAACAGATCATTGTTGAAACGGATAACCAGGACCTGCTACTCGAAAAAGAACGCAGGTTCTGCCTGTTGGACGAGGCGGTTGCAAACCTGCCTGAACAGCAGCGAAAAGTCTACTTACTAAGCAGAAGGGGCGGAAAAACTTATAAACAAATAGCTGCCGAACTGGAGCTCTCTCCAGGTACAGTCAAAAAATATCTTCAACTCGCTGTTGCTCAAATCATAAAGCAGGTAGAGAAAGGAGCCACGTTGACTTTTTTTATTTTTTTTCTAAAATAA
- a CDS encoding FecR family protein: MDPNTEDLLNKWLDGSLTRPEADTLLQACKDPELQSTLDNWLFNQYDHPADKAVYFSREQKRVIYNKAIRPDTGSASAVPAIAESLMQFRRPADAPGTAFSSRRKSRRRRMLKAAASICIIGCLVFLFFKLNHPPAPVKSLTQATVSDIAAPLLATPTISWGQSHQAIAIDQALKDRAARISQDKNGCLVFNPVSPTAPSGTVSVPRGSRPVHIQLPDGSQVWINTGSSLRFPGMFDGSKRTVYLTGEAYFEVVHNKKQIFEVRQGDNTVSVLGTHFNINGYADNPATKVTLLTGLVQVNHASYLHPAEQAVVKEGSIQIHKDIDLQQVMAWKNNQFYFNGTTAQDILRQLARWYNIEIVYKGQVPQGHYSGIISKDNSLSQVLTILETGGIKFKLHQQSLWIY; encoded by the coding sequence ATGGACCCGAACACAGAAGATCTATTGAATAAATGGCTGGACGGAAGTCTTACCCGGCCTGAAGCAGACACCCTGCTTCAGGCCTGTAAGGATCCTGAGTTACAGTCAACGCTGGATAACTGGCTCTTCAATCAATACGATCACCCTGCAGACAAGGCTGTTTATTTTTCCAGGGAACAAAAAAGGGTTATTTATAATAAAGCGATCCGACCCGACACAGGAAGCGCCTCCGCTGTTCCTGCGATTGCCGAATCGTTAATGCAATTCCGCCGGCCGGCAGACGCTCCGGGGACGGCTTTCTCTTCTCGCAGAAAAAGCAGAAGGAGAAGGATGCTGAAAGCAGCAGCATCGATTTGCATTATCGGCTGTCTGGTATTTTTGTTTTTTAAACTGAACCATCCTCCGGCGCCTGTTAAGTCCCTGACACAAGCTACGGTCAGTGATATAGCTGCGCCCTTACTGGCCACACCTACCATTAGCTGGGGACAAAGCCATCAAGCTATCGCTATCGATCAGGCCTTAAAAGATCGTGCGGCCCGAATCAGCCAAGATAAGAATGGCTGTCTGGTATTTAATCCCGTCAGCCCAACGGCTCCTTCCGGCACAGTTTCCGTACCGAGAGGCAGCCGGCCGGTGCATATCCAGCTTCCGGACGGATCGCAGGTATGGATCAATACCGGCTCCTCATTAAGGTTCCCCGGTATGTTTGACGGCAGCAAGAGAACTGTGTATCTGACAGGTGAAGCTTATTTTGAGGTAGTGCACAACAAAAAACAAATCTTTGAAGTAAGGCAGGGAGATAACACCGTATCCGTATTAGGCACACATTTTAATATCAATGGCTATGCAGATAATCCCGCAACAAAAGTAACACTGCTGACAGGACTCGTTCAAGTCAACCACGCCTCCTATTTACATCCTGCCGAACAGGCCGTTGTAAAAGAAGGCAGCATACAAATACATAAAGATATAGATCTGCAACAGGTCATGGCCTGGAAAAATAATCAGTTTTATTTTAACGGAACCACAGCCCAGGACATTCTAAGGCAACTTGCCAGGTGGTATAATATAGAAATTGTTTATAAGGGGCAAGTGCCGCAGGGACATTACTCCGGCATCATCAGTAAAGACAATAGCCTGTCGCAGGTATTGACAATCCTGGAAACAGGTGGTATAAAATTCAAATTACATCAACAGTCATTATGGATCTATTAA
- the rho gene encoding transcription termination factor Rho has protein sequence MYDILQLNDMLVPELLKIAEQLKVKVPASKKNDKQDLIYKILDKQAVDESEDKKAGEKKKPGRKRTVKATTGNTTEDAEVMSDEPEQDAKPRKRARKTVKKAPVAKAEKKEDAEHQEKVGVKLEAKKETKAPASRPAGAKKTEEESSAPASKTKTATAAATESAGKTPSTNKDTDLLNDNDIPKISDAFLALLSNDEGDISVEELEKIDEADLIPPTVNDRRPKFQKKEPVFNIEFDGIILSEGVLEMMPDGYGFLRSSDYNYLSSPDDVYVSPSQIKLFGLKTGDTVYGSVRPPKEGEKYFALLKVETINGKSPDEVRDRVPFDYLTPLFPFEKLNLYQSPINYSTRIMDLFTPIGKGQRGLIVAPPKVGKTVLLKEVANAIAANHPECYLMVVLIDERPEEVTDMERSVKAEVIASTFDEPAEKHVKVSAMALQKAKRLVECGHDVVILLDSITRLARAHNTVAPASGKVLSGGVESNAMQKPKQFFGAARKIEHGGSLTILATALVDTGSKMDEVIFEEFKGTGNMELLLDRRLANRRIFPAIDIVASSTRRDDLLISKEVLSRINVLRVYLGDMKTEEAMNDLLKQMRGTKSNEEFLASMNG, from the coding sequence ATGTACGACATTTTGCAATTAAATGATATGTTGGTTCCGGAATTGCTCAAAATTGCGGAACAACTAAAAGTAAAAGTACCTGCCTCGAAAAAAAACGACAAACAAGATCTTATATACAAAATCCTGGACAAACAGGCCGTAGATGAGAGCGAAGACAAAAAAGCAGGGGAAAAGAAAAAACCCGGCAGAAAAAGAACCGTTAAAGCTACAACGGGAAACACTACTGAAGACGCTGAAGTAATGAGCGATGAACCTGAACAGGACGCCAAACCACGAAAGAGAGCACGCAAAACCGTTAAGAAAGCTCCGGTGGCTAAAGCGGAAAAGAAAGAAGACGCAGAGCACCAGGAAAAAGTCGGTGTGAAACTGGAAGCAAAAAAAGAAACAAAAGCACCTGCCAGCAGGCCTGCCGGAGCCAAAAAGACAGAGGAAGAGTCCTCAGCCCCGGCCTCCAAGACAAAAACAGCGACTGCTGCTGCCACAGAAAGCGCCGGAAAAACACCCTCCACTAATAAAGATACTGACTTGCTAAACGATAACGATATTCCTAAGATCTCTGATGCCTTTTTGGCTTTATTGTCCAATGATGAAGGAGATATTTCTGTAGAAGAACTGGAAAAGATTGATGAAGCTGATCTGATTCCTCCCACGGTAAATGACCGGCGTCCTAAGTTTCAGAAAAAGGAACCGGTATTCAATATTGAATTTGACGGTATTATTTTAAGTGAAGGTGTGCTGGAAATGATGCCTGACGGGTATGGATTTTTGCGGTCTTCTGACTACAATTATCTGTCATCTCCGGATGACGTATATGTTTCTCCTTCACAGATTAAATTATTTGGCCTGAAAACAGGAGATACGGTTTACGGTTCCGTTAGACCTCCCAAAGAGGGAGAAAAATATTTTGCGCTCTTAAAAGTTGAAACTATTAATGGCAAGAGCCCGGACGAAGTGCGTGACAGAGTTCCGTTTGATTATCTGACACCGCTGTTCCCGTTCGAAAAACTGAATCTGTATCAAAGCCCGATCAATTACAGTACACGTATCATGGACTTGTTTACGCCGATTGGTAAAGGACAGCGCGGTCTTATCGTAGCTCCGCCAAAAGTGGGTAAAACCGTACTGTTGAAAGAAGTTGCCAATGCCATCGCCGCCAATCATCCCGAATGTTATCTGATGGTCGTCCTGATTGACGAGCGCCCTGAAGAGGTGACAGATATGGAGCGTAGTGTTAAGGCAGAAGTCATCGCCTCTACCTTTGACGAGCCGGCTGAAAAACATGTAAAGGTGTCTGCTATGGCACTCCAGAAAGCCAAGAGATTGGTTGAATGCGGACATGACGTAGTGATATTACTGGATAGTATTACCCGCCTGGCCAGAGCCCATAATACAGTAGCTCCTGCTTCCGGTAAGGTGCTTTCCGGTGGTGTGGAAAGTAATGCTATGCAAAAGCCTAAACAATTCTTTGGTGCCGCACGTAAAATTGAGCATGGCGGTTCACTGACGATCCTGGCCACAGCACTGGTTGATACCGGCAGTAAGATGGACGAGGTGATCTTCGAAGAGTTTAAAGGTACTGGTAATATGGAGTTGTTGCTGGATAGAAGGCTGGCCAATCGCCGTATCTTCCCGGCCATTGATATTGTTGCTTCTTCTACCAGAAGAGATGACTTACTCATCAGCAAAGAAGTGCTTTCCCGTATCAATGTACTTCGTGTTTACTTAGGAGATATGAAGACGGAGGAAGCGATGAATGACCTCTTGAAGCAAATGCGTGGAACGAAGAGTAACGAAGAATTCCTGGCTTCGATGAATGGTTAA
- a CDS encoding MmcQ/YjbR family DNA-binding protein codes for MYLDDVRDFTLSLDPEIDECFPFGPETFVYKTGGKIFLLMAFDDVDLRLNLKCDPDRAVELRERYPAIIPGYHMNKKHWNTVILDGSLQTDMVRELIQHSFGLVYKKPEKRTKGAGKPRKKK; via the coding sequence ATGTATCTAGACGATGTTCGTGATTTTACACTATCCCTTGATCCTGAAATAGATGAATGTTTTCCCTTTGGGCCGGAAACCTTTGTCTATAAAACAGGCGGGAAAATATTTTTGCTGATGGCCTTCGATGACGTAGATTTAAGGCTGAATCTGAAATGCGACCCGGACAGGGCCGTTGAACTCAGAGAAAGATATCCGGCAATTATCCCGGGTTATCACATGAATAAAAAACACTGGAATACCGTTATTTTGGATGGCAGTCTGCAAACAGATATGGTCAGAGAATTGATTCAGCATTCGTTCGGACTTGTTTATAAAAAGCCGGAAAAGCGAACAAAAGGAGCAGGCAAACCACGTAAAAAGAAATAA
- a CDS encoding M1 family metallopeptidase: MKKFYLCALSLLLLQGAFAQNTESKYNQHEAFAPDFYTQSGNMYRSADGTPGPAYWQNRADYNIQVRLDTAAKTIKGSVEISYTNNSPDGLPYLWLYVDQNIYREDSRATATTLISGGRWATPVYTKGDEISAITLKMDGKSYQPKYRITDTRLQILLPKELSAKGGKASIKIDYGFTIPERGTDRMGRLHTNNGWIYEIAQWYPRMCVYDDVEGWNTLPYLGAGEFYLEYGDIHYAITAPSNMVIVGSGTLDNPAEVLTKKQIAQLDKAKNSDATVMIHSLEDVKSGKDHLQKKELTWKFSCLNTRDVAWAASKAFIWDAARIKMQSGNEILAQSVYPEESATANGWDSSTYYTKRSIEINSYWHDFPYPVATNVAGTVGGMEYPGIVFCSSRATGASLWFVTLHEFGHNWFPMLVGSNERKYAWMDEGFNTFTNYFSSRIFHGGAYNNEPDKYRVAKRFFKEGAEVPMTIPDVIQPHNLGDEGYYKPAVGLLILRDVILGPERFDAAFKQYIKDWAYKHPTPADFFHSMENTAGEDLGWFWRGWFYNNWAIDQSVKNVDYVDGDPTKGALITLENIGQMPLPVQMEIQQENGQTLEMKLPVEIWQRGGQWTLQAKTTSKIKKVTLDPKKQYPDVDASNNVWPNAASTAMAIPSGIKAQDIINNYIQAIGGKTKLAAVKTYHEKLEGTTSGTKVNVDIYYKSPDKFSEVVNLPDMNMDVMKVVLNGNKGTMTQQGKTQPLEGKMLASFKNSMGIFPELKYGQAGYKLEAKDIQEVDGKKAYRVIVTNPQSYVTTNYYDINTHLKVKTESPQGSAVFSDYRDVKGIKIPYGNITDNMGHQSKMTATQVEINTPLADTLFQ; encoded by the coding sequence ATGAAAAAGTTCTATTTATGTGCCTTATCATTGCTACTGCTGCAGGGCGCATTTGCCCAAAACACGGAGAGCAAGTATAATCAGCACGAGGCATTTGCCCCTGATTTCTATACACAGTCCGGTAACATGTATCGCAGTGCAGATGGCACACCAGGTCCCGCCTATTGGCAAAACCGTGCCGATTACAATATTCAGGTCCGGTTGGATACCGCTGCCAAAACGATAAAGGGCTCCGTGGAGATCAGCTATACCAATAACAGCCCTGACGGACTACCTTATTTGTGGTTGTATGTCGACCAGAATATATACAGAGAAGACTCAAGAGCCACAGCGACCACTCTTATCAGCGGGGGACGCTGGGCTACCCCGGTTTATACCAAGGGGGATGAGATCAGCGCCATTACGCTTAAAATGGATGGCAAGTCTTATCAGCCTAAATATAGAATCACGGATACCCGGCTACAGATTCTTTTGCCAAAGGAACTTTCAGCTAAAGGAGGAAAAGCCTCCATCAAAATTGATTACGGCTTTACAATCCCGGAAAGGGGCACTGACCGAATGGGACGTTTACACACAAACAACGGCTGGATATATGAAATTGCACAATGGTATCCCAGAATGTGTGTCTATGATGATGTTGAAGGCTGGAACACCTTACCTTATTTAGGTGCAGGAGAATTCTATTTAGAATATGGTGACATCCATTATGCCATAACTGCGCCTTCCAATATGGTCATCGTTGGATCGGGGACACTGGATAACCCGGCCGAAGTATTAACTAAAAAACAGATTGCTCAGCTGGATAAAGCCAAAAACAGTGACGCAACTGTCATGATTCACTCATTAGAAGATGTAAAAAGCGGTAAGGATCACCTTCAAAAAAAGGAATTAACCTGGAAGTTCAGCTGTTTAAATACCCGCGATGTCGCCTGGGCGGCCTCCAAGGCTTTTATTTGGGATGCGGCACGCATTAAAATGCAAAGTGGAAACGAGATCCTGGCTCAGTCTGTATACCCTGAAGAATCTGCCACGGCCAACGGTTGGGACAGCTCAACCTATTATACCAAGCGTTCCATAGAGATCAACTCTTACTGGCACGACTTCCCTTATCCGGTTGCCACCAATGTAGCCGGGACCGTAGGTGGAATGGAGTACCCCGGCATTGTTTTTTGCAGTTCCCGTGCAACCGGCGCCTCATTATGGTTTGTAACGCTCCATGAGTTCGGCCACAACTGGTTCCCGATGCTGGTAGGTTCTAATGAGCGTAAATATGCCTGGATGGACGAGGGTTTTAACACCTTTACCAATTACTTCTCATCTCGTATTTTCCATGGCGGTGCTTATAATAATGAGCCGGATAAATACAGAGTAGCGAAACGCTTTTTCAAAGAAGGCGCAGAGGTCCCTATGACGATCCCCGATGTTATTCAGCCTCATAACCTGGGAGATGAGGGGTATTATAAACCGGCAGTAGGCCTGCTGATCCTCAGAGATGTTATTCTCGGACCAGAACGGTTTGACGCCGCCTTTAAACAATATATTAAAGACTGGGCATACAAGCATCCGACCCCGGCTGATTTCTTCCACAGTATGGAAAATACCGCAGGCGAAGACCTGGGCTGGTTCTGGAGAGGCTGGTTCTATAATAACTGGGCCATTGATCAGTCGGTCAAGAACGTCGATTATGTAGACGGCGATCCCACCAAAGGCGCATTGATCACCCTGGAGAATATCGGTCAGATGCCCTTGCCGGTTCAAATGGAGATCCAACAGGAAAATGGTCAGACACTCGAAATGAAGCTTCCCGTGGAAATCTGGCAGCGGGGCGGCCAGTGGACTTTACAGGCCAAGACCACTTCCAAAATCAAAAAGGTTACCTTGGATCCTAAAAAGCAATACCCGGATGTAGACGCTTCCAATAATGTCTGGCCGAATGCCGCATCCACTGCCATGGCGATCCCCTCAGGCATTAAAGCACAGGATATCATTAATAATTATATCCAGGCGATTGGCGGCAAAACGAAACTGGCCGCCGTAAAAACCTATCATGAAAAGCTCGAAGGGACCACCAGCGGGACAAAGGTCAATGTAGATATCTACTACAAATCTCCTGATAAATTTTCCGAGGTCGTCAACTTACCCGATATGAACATGGACGTAATGAAGGTCGTTCTGAATGGCAATAAAGGCACGATGACCCAACAGGGAAAAACACAGCCACTGGAAGGTAAAATGTTGGCTTCCTTTAAAAACTCCATGGGCATTTTCCCTGAGCTGAAGTACGGCCAGGCGGGTTATAAACTGGAGGCGAAAGACATCCAGGAGGTCGATGGCAAAAAGGCTTATCGTGTCATTGTAACCAATCCTCAGAGCTATGTAACCACTAACTACTATGACATCAATACCCATTTGAAAGTTAAGACGGAATCACCACAGGGCTCAGCCGTATTCAGTGACTACAGAGATGTCAAGGGTATAAAAATACCGTATGGCAACATAACAGATAACATGGGTCATCAGTCTAAAATGACTGCCACTCAAGTAGAGATCAATACACCGCTGGCAGACACGCTCTTCCAGTAA
- a CDS encoding TIGR00266 family protein: protein MQNHEIDYRVIGEEMQYVEVELDPGESAIAEPGSFMMMEDGIQMQTIFSDGSAQNAGILGKLFSAGKRLLAGENLFMTAYTNIAGAQKRHVSFAAPYPGKIIPIDLYNLGGKVICQKDAFLCAAKGVSVSIEFQRKLGTGLFGGEGFIMEKLEGDGMAFMHAGGHVVQKELRPGEVLKVDTGCIVGFTGQVNYDIEFIGGIKNTLFGGEGVFFATLRGPGTVWIQSLPVSRLAGRILAYGTYKQKDEGSILGALGGWLDGDNSR from the coding sequence ATGCAAAATCACGAAATAGATTACCGCGTCATCGGTGAAGAAATGCAGTATGTCGAGGTGGAACTCGATCCCGGAGAATCCGCCATTGCCGAGCCAGGCAGCTTTATGATGATGGAAGACGGCATCCAGATGCAAACCATTTTCAGCGATGGCAGCGCACAGAATGCCGGTATTCTGGGTAAGCTTTTCTCTGCCGGCAAACGGTTATTGGCAGGAGAGAACCTCTTTATGACGGCTTATACAAATATTGCCGGTGCACAGAAAAGACATGTGAGCTTTGCAGCTCCTTATCCCGGCAAGATCATACCCATCGACCTATATAACTTAGGGGGGAAAGTCATTTGTCAGAAAGACGCCTTTCTATGTGCAGCGAAGGGCGTTTCCGTAAGTATAGAATTTCAGCGTAAGCTAGGTACAGGCCTGTTTGGCGGGGAAGGGTTTATCATGGAGAAGCTGGAAGGAGACGGGATGGCCTTTATGCATGCCGGCGGTCATGTTGTTCAAAAAGAACTGCGGCCAGGGGAGGTGCTCAAGGTGGATACCGGCTGTATCGTCGGCTTTACCGGGCAGGTTAATTACGATATAGAATTCATCGGCGGCATCAAGAATACTTTGTTTGGCGGGGAAGGCGTCTTCTTTGCAACGCTGAGAGGGCCAGGCACCGTCTGGATCCAATCGCTGCCTGTTAGCCGCCTGGCAGGCAGGATCCTTGCCTATGGCACCTATAAACAAAAAGACGAAGGGAGCATTTTGGGGGCACTGGGCGGATGGCTGGATGGCGATAACAGCAGATGA
- a CDS encoding GNAT family N-acetyltransferase: MAIQIIDFGSEPYLQMLQLRHQILRKPLGLELSKRDTVEDESDILIGCFESDKIMGCCMLKKMDPHTMRLRQMAVSSGLQGKGVGRALVSFAENIALDFGYTRMIMHARNSALGFYKKLGYDVVGEPFTEVSLPHRLMEKKLERPL, translated from the coding sequence ATGGCAATACAAATTATTGATTTTGGTAGTGAACCCTACCTGCAAATGCTCCAATTAAGGCATCAGATTTTACGAAAACCTTTAGGACTGGAACTCTCCAAAAGAGATACGGTGGAGGATGAATCCGATATACTGATTGGATGCTTTGAAAGCGATAAGATCATGGGCTGCTGCATGCTCAAAAAAATGGACCCCCATACAATGCGGCTTAGACAGATGGCCGTCAGCAGTGGACTGCAGGGTAAAGGTGTAGGCCGGGCGCTAGTTAGCTTTGCTGAAAATATTGCATTGGATTTTGGCTATACCCGTATGATTATGCATGCGCGTAACTCTGCCTTAGGGTTTTATAAAAAATTGGGATATGATGTGGTAGGAGAACCTTTTACCGAAGTCTCGCTGCCCCATCGGCTCATGGAAAAAAAGCTGGAGCGGCCTCTTTAA
- a CDS encoding YcxB family protein gives MQYSFQYEKPKVLQGLRVHFVSRPEVKVMAYAVNIFAIVAAILFWMEKIRPQAFLLCSLLWFILMLIFWFIMPRMVYKRALRTFQDQYIATFNEVGVGLENERGSMSWDWNKFSNYFESGQFFHLYFGPRSFFLFPKSSMNADFIIKLRALLASHIRKGRT, from the coding sequence ATGCAATATAGTTTTCAATATGAGAAGCCCAAGGTGCTGCAGGGACTCAGGGTACACTTTGTTTCCAGGCCAGAGGTAAAAGTCATGGCTTATGCCGTTAATATATTTGCGATTGTAGCGGCGATACTCTTTTGGATGGAAAAGATCCGGCCCCAGGCTTTTCTGCTTTGTTCTCTGCTTTGGTTTATCCTGATGTTGATCTTTTGGTTTATTATGCCCAGAATGGTATATAAAAGAGCACTTCGGACATTCCAGGATCAGTATATTGCCACGTTTAATGAGGTGGGTGTTGGTCTGGAAAACGAGCGGGGGTCGATGAGCTGGGACTGGAATAAGTTTAGCAACTATTTTGAGTCGGGCCAGTTTTTTCACCTGTATTTTGGCCCGCGGTCTTTCTTTTTATTCCCCAAATCTTCCATGAATGCTGACTTTATTATTAAACTGAGAGCGCTATTAGCTTCCCACATCCGAAAAGGCCGGACCTGA